TATAGTATTATTGTCCCGTGTTATTTTCAAAGAAAAAGTTTCAACTAATCAAACTATTGGAATTGTAATCATTATAACTGGCGTTTTGGTTCTTATTTCCAAAGGATCATTTCAGGCATTACTGCATATACAATTTGCCATTGGAGATGTTTTAATGCTTTTAGCTTGCTTTTTCTTTGCCAGTTACACCATTTTAGTTCGCAAGAAACCAGATGCCTTGGCTCCAAAAGTATTTCTATTCAGTGTGTTTGTCATTGGAACTATTTTTCTGATTCCAGTTTACATTATAGAACACATTTACTTTAAAAAAGTAACTCTGGATTCAAAAACCATCTTAATTACGGGTTATGTTGGCGTTTGCGCCTCCTTAATTTCATTTTATGTATGGAACGAAGCTATTCGTTTGATAGGCACCTCAAAAACAGCTTTAATTTACTACTTAATCCCCGTATTTAGTGGCCTGTTAGCCTATTTATTTCTGAATCAAGAAATTTCACTTTCGCAAATGATCAGCATGGGAATCATTATTACAGGTTTGTTAATTACGAATAAGAAATAGAATTGGTAACTATTATAAAATTTTAAGACGTTCTATTTCTTCTTTAAATTCGGCAAAAAGAGCGCTATTATACCAATCAACGGAAGATAAGCACATATAAAATAAACATGGGTTATACTAGTTTGATCAGCAAGACGGCCTAGTAAAGCAGAACCTAAACCTCCCATTCCAAAAGCAAAACCATAAAACAATCCTGAAACCATTCCGAGTTTTTTAGGCAATAGCTCTTGCGCATAGACTAAAATTGCTGGAAAAGCAGATGACATGATGATTCCAATAAGCACTGATAAAACTCCTGTCCAAAATAAATCAGCATACGGCAACAATAAGGTGAAAGGTGCAGCCCCTAAAACAGAGAACCAGATTACATATTTTCTTCCAAACTTATCGCCAATTGGCCCGCCTAAAAGTGTCCCTATGGCACAAGAAACTAAAAATAAAACCAAATAAAACTGTGCATCTTGAACGGGTAATCCAAATTTTTCAATAAGATAGAAAGTGATATAACTAGACATACTAGCCATATAAAAGAACTTTGAAAAAATCAAAACCAACAAAACTACCACAGCTAAAACAATGGTATTTTGGGATAAATCCGGTAGAGCAATTACTGTTTTCTTGGTGCTTCGCAAACTCAAATGATGCTGGTACCATAAGGCAATTCTACTCAAAACCATTAGGCCAATTAAAGCCGCTGCAACAAACCAAATGATATAAAACTGTGAATTAGGAACTACAATTAAAGCAATTAATAAAGGCCCAATAGCAGTACCTGCATTACCTCCTAGCTGAAAAATGGATTGTGCCAATCCTCGTTTGCCACCAGAGGCTAGAAACGATATTCTAGAAGCTTCGGGATGAAAAATAGAAGATCCTATTCCTACCAAAACAACAGCAATAATAATCATTTCAAAACTAGAAGCGTAAGACAAACATATAATTCCTGACATAGAAAATAACATCCCGAAGATTTGTGAGAAAGGCTTTGGCCTCTTGTCTGTATACAAACCAACTAATG
This portion of the Flavobacterium sp. CECT 9288 genome encodes:
- a CDS encoding DMT family transporter; this encodes MNNTIKGVLFALLATLLWSGNMVIASGIKGHIPPIGLAFWRWAVACIVLAPFALKATIDTISTVKKHIKYLALTALLGITIFNTLIYFAGKTTSAVNLSLIAISIPLFIVLLSRVIFKEKVSTNQTIGIVIIITGVLVLISKGSFQALLHIQFAIGDVLMLLACFFFASYTILVRKKPDALAPKVFLFSVFVIGTIFLIPVYIIEHIYFKKVTLDSKTILITGYVGVCASLISFYVWNEAIRLIGTSKTALIYYLIPVFSGLLAYLFLNQEISLSQMISMGIIITGLLITNKK
- a CDS encoding MFS transporter, whose amino-acid sequence is MNTSTNSVSKSDTNPIAQQTVYSILFSIAFAHLLNDLLQAVIPASYPILKQNFNLTFSQIGLITLAYQLAASILQPLVGLYTDKRPKPFSQIFGMLFSMSGIICLSYASSFEMIIIAVVLVGIGSSIFHPEASRISFLASGGKRGLAQSIFQLGGNAGTAIGPLLIALIVVPNSQFYIIWFVAAALIGLMVLSRIALWYQHHLSLRSTKKTVIALPDLSQNTIVLAVVVLLVLIFSKFFYMASMSSYITFYLIEKFGLPVQDAQFYLVLFLVSCAIGTLLGGPIGDKFGRKYVIWFSVLGAAPFTLLLPYADLFWTGVLSVLIGIIMSSAFPAILVYAQELLPKKLGMVSGLFYGFAFGMGGLGSALLGRLADQTSITHVYFICAYLPLIGIIALFLPNLKKK